TCATCAGCGGCTACATCCGCGACGCCGACCTGTTGAGCGGGTTGAAATACGTGATCATCCTCTCGACGATTGCCCTGGTCGCCTGGGCGCTGGTGGCCTGAGATGACGCGCCGACGCCCCCACACCGTCTCGGTTTCGCTCGACACGAGAGGCCAGACCACCCAGGACTTCGCGGTCGGCATCGGGGTGTTCCTGCTCGCGGTCGCGTTCGTGTTCTCGTTCGTTCCGTCGCTGATCACGCCGTTTTCGGCGTCGACGGCGCCGGAGTCGGCCCAGGCCGACCGAATCGCCGGTGAAATCATTACGAAGTACTCGAGCGGGGAGGCGAACGAGCTCGATCTGGCAGCACTCCAGGACGCCGATCCCGACGGGCTCGCGGAAATGGGGCTGCGAGACACCGGGTCGGTTCGGATCGATCGGATCAACGTGACGGTCGTGAACGCCACTCGAGAACCCCAGTTTGGCGTTGGAAACGAGTACCGGGGCCAGTCGGCGGGTAGTGCGACGCGGATCGTGACGGTGTCCGACCCGTCCCACGACTGCGACCCCGCCTGTCGACTCGTCGTGAGGGTGTGGTAACCATGAGACGAAATACACGAGAAACACCGACGTCGACCGACCGCGCCCAGGCATACACGCTCGAGGGATTCATCGCGGCGTTCATCCTGCTGATCGCGGTGCTGTTCGCAGTGCAGTCGGTGGTCATCACGCCATCGTCGGGCGGAGCGGTCGACCGCACGGCCCAGGCCCAGCAACAACAACAGGTCCAGGACGCGTTGATCATCGCCCAGCGGGAGCACGACCTCTCGCGAACCGTTCGGTACGTCGAC
This region of Natronosalvus halobius genomic DNA includes:
- a CDS encoding DUF7287 family protein, whose translation is MTRRRPHTVSVSLDTRGQTTQDFAVGIGVFLLAVAFVFSFVPSLITPFSASTAPESAQADRIAGEIITKYSSGEANELDLAALQDADPDGLAEMGLRDTGSVRIDRINVTVVNATREPQFGVGNEYRGQSAGSATRIVTVSDPSHDCDPACRLVVRVW